The Anabaena sp. WA102 genome contains a region encoding:
- a CDS encoding secondary thiamine-phosphate synthase enzyme YjbQ codes for MTHYQKLLRVSTNGKSFHNITAKIEAIVAESGIETGLCSLFLRHTSASLVIQENADPDVLLDLANFMTKIVPEGNHYIHDAEGPDDMPGHIRTVLTHTSEQIPINRGHLVLGTWQGIYVWEHRQQNNVRELVVHISG; via the coding sequence ATGACCCACTACCAAAAACTATTAAGAGTTTCCACCAATGGAAAATCATTTCACAATATTACCGCCAAAATTGAAGCTATTGTTGCCGAATCTGGTATAGAAACTGGGCTTTGTAGTTTATTTTTACGTCACACCTCAGCTAGTTTAGTAATTCAAGAAAATGCTGATCCTGATGTATTACTTGATTTAGCTAATTTCATGACAAAAATAGTCCCAGAAGGAAACCATTACATTCATGATGCTGAAGGACCAGACGATATGCCAGGACATATCCGCACAGTTTTAACCCATACCTCCGAACAAATTCCCATTAATCGTGGTCATTTGGTATTAGGAACATGGCAAGGAATCTATGTTTGGGAACATCGTCAACAGAATAATGTGAGAGAGTTAGTAGTTCATATTTCTGGATAG
- a CDS encoding ureidoglycolate lyase, translating to MSALSTIQELPCQLITPENFQPYGQVIYASKDGKNFDQEDAQLNLQNGIPRFYIMRLQKKGRKFHQITRHIKCTQCLGSLEGKDWLMAVCPPDNETNEPLLSKLAAFRIPGNCFIKLSVGTWHAGPYFDHEFVDFYNLELSDTNVVDHFTHNFLKSHNLAFEMI from the coding sequence ATGAGTGCATTATCAACAATACAAGAACTGCCATGTCAATTGATTACACCAGAAAATTTTCAACCTTATGGACAGGTAATATACGCAAGTAAAGATGGGAAAAATTTTGATCAAGAAGATGCACAGTTAAATTTACAAAATGGTATTCCCCGTTTTTATATTATGCGATTGCAAAAAAAAGGACGGAAATTTCACCAAATTACTCGTCATATCAAATGTACTCAATGTTTAGGTTCTTTGGAGGGTAAAGATTGGTTAATGGCAGTTTGTCCACCTGATAATGAGACGAATGAACCTCTATTATCAAAACTTGCGGCTTTTCGGATTCCGGGAAATTGTTTTATTAAATTAAGTGTAGGAACTTGGCACGCAGGACCATATTTTGATCATGAGTTCGTAGATTTTTACAATTTAGAATTGAGTGATACAAATGTAGTAGATCATTTTACTCATAATTTTCTTAAAAGTCATAATTTAGCTTTTGAGATGATTTAA
- a CDS encoding NUDIX hydrolase: MTRKANKVLQQSGVIPYRIIDGKVEVLLITTRSRQGWVIPKGGLCKGMSPHDSAAKEAWEEAGVVGRVTTEELGNYKYRKRGNTYQVNLFLLPVEIILEDWPEATARERKWLEVNQAAELVKETSLKKIIQNSWI, from the coding sequence ATGACTCGCAAAGCCAACAAAGTCTTACAACAATCTGGAGTTATTCCCTATCGAATCATAGATGGAAAAGTTGAAGTTCTATTGATTACCACTCGCAGCCGTCAAGGTTGGGTAATTCCTAAAGGGGGACTTTGTAAAGGTATGAGTCCCCATGATTCAGCAGCTAAGGAGGCATGGGAAGAAGCAGGAGTTGTCGGTAGAGTCACAACTGAAGAGTTAGGTAATTATAAATATCGAAAACGCGGGAATACCTATCAAGTAAATTTATTTTTACTACCTGTAGAAATAATCTTAGAAGATTGGCCAGAAGCTACCGCCAGAGAAAGAAAATGGTTAGAGGTTAATCAAGCCGCCGAATTAGTCAAGGAAACTTCACTCAAAAAAATTATTCAAAATTCATGGATATAG
- a CDS encoding DUF2605 domain-containing protein: MRDSNLPSADLLKSVLEPLLEDFQYWFERYSQILENEKIQFMSEQEQLNLLKRVKDAECELNTVRMLFTATEKQVGIDMATVMPWHQLVTECWSVGMRLGQSKE, from the coding sequence ATGAGAGACTCGAATTTACCAAGTGCTGATTTACTGAAATCAGTCTTAGAACCGCTGTTAGAGGATTTTCAATATTGGTTTGAGCGCTATAGTCAAATCCTGGAAAATGAGAAAATCCAATTCATGAGTGAACAAGAGCAACTAAACTTACTAAAACGAGTCAAAGATGCAGAATGTGAACTGAACACAGTAAGGATGTTGTTTACAGCAACTGAAAAACAAGTGGGAATTGATATGGCAACTGTAATGCCTTGGCATCAATTAGTTACAGAATGTTGGAGTGTGGGAATGCGTTTAGGTCAATCCAAGGAATAA
- a CDS encoding cytochrome c biogenesis protein CcdA, with product MLETLETRIYELEQFANTLVANQLTHLSFVSIGIIFLAGLLTSLTPCMLSMLPITIGYIGGYEAKSRLQAAAQSTWFALGLATTLAGMGILAGLVGKVYGQIGIGLPIIVSIIAIIMGLNLLEALPIQFPSLNETNWISQDLPAGVRSYLIGLTFGLVASPCSTPVLASLLGWVANTQDLVLGAVLLLSYTAGYVTPLILAGTFTAAIKNLLELRRWSGWINPVSGGLLVGFGVFSLLSRIPIGSF from the coding sequence ATGCTAGAAACTCTGGAAACACGCATTTATGAACTTGAACAATTTGCCAACACCCTTGTTGCGAACCAACTCACCCACTTGAGTTTCGTCAGCATTGGCATTATTTTTCTGGCTGGCTTGCTGACCAGCCTCACGCCTTGTATGCTATCTATGCTGCCCATTACCATTGGCTATATTGGTGGTTATGAGGCTAAAAGTCGTTTGCAAGCAGCAGCCCAATCAACTTGGTTCGCGTTAGGATTAGCAACTACATTAGCAGGTATGGGAATCCTCGCAGGTTTAGTTGGTAAAGTCTATGGACAGATAGGAATTGGTTTACCAATTATTGTCAGCATTATCGCTATTATTATGGGACTAAACTTATTAGAAGCATTACCCATACAATTTCCTTCTTTGAATGAAACAAATTGGATTTCTCAAGATTTACCTGCCGGAGTCCGTTCATACTTGATTGGTTTAACATTTGGGTTAGTCGCTTCTCCTTGTAGCACACCAGTTTTAGCTAGTTTATTAGGTTGGGTTGCTAATACTCAAGATTTAGTTTTAGGTGCTGTTTTACTACTTTCTTACACAGCCGGATATGTAACTCCATTAATTCTAGCAGGTACATTTACTGCTGCAATTAAAAACCTATTAGAATTGCGCCGTTGGTCTGGTTGGATCAATCCTGTTAGTGGTGGGTTATTAGTAGGCTTTGGTGTTTTTTCTTTACTTTCTCGCATTCCTATTGGTAGTTTCTAA
- a CDS encoding DUF29 domain-containing protein, translated as MTEIQLAKTGLDNRDQYLWLEETILKLKARDFHGLDVEHLIEEMEILASRDRAEVESRLIVLWVHLLKRIYVNSEYDNRGWEVTIREQRRQLRILLKQSPSLKRYFTAVLDQAWEEALMEVREDYPSFQFPDVWDFSLNVDALLSEKFWDFVG; from the coding sequence ATGACTGAAATTCAATTGGCTAAAACAGGTCTTGATAATCGAGATCAGTACCTCTGGTTAGAGGAGACAATCCTAAAACTCAAGGCGCGAGATTTTCACGGTTTGGATGTGGAACATTTAATTGAGGAGATGGAAATCTTGGCGAGTAGGGATAGGGCTGAGGTTGAAAGCCGCCTAATTGTACTATGGGTGCATTTATTAAAACGGATTTATGTTAATAGTGAATATGATAATCGTGGATGGGAAGTGACAATTCGAGAACAACGTCGTCAGTTAAGAATTCTTCTCAAACAATCCCCTAGTCTGAAGCGATATTTTACAGCAGTATTAGATCAAGCTTGGGAAGAGGCGCTGATGGAAGTTAGGGAAGATTATCCTAGTTTTCAATTTCCTGATGTGTGGGATTTTAGTCTGAATGTTGATGCGCTTTTGAGTGAGAAGTTTTGGGATTTTGTTGGGTAG
- the psaK gene encoding photosystem I reaction center subunit PsaK — protein MLTSNLLATVTTSLEWSPNIGIIMIIANIFAIAVGKFTIEHPNAKPELPAPQLFGGFGLPAVLATASFGHILGAGIILGLHSIGKI, from the coding sequence ATGTTGACTTCAAACTTACTGGCTACAGTCACCACATCTCTAGAATGGAGTCCTAATATTGGCATAATTATGATTATTGCCAATATTTTCGCTATTGCTGTTGGCAAATTCACTATTGAGCATCCTAACGCTAAACCAGAATTACCAGCACCTCAACTTTTCGGTGGTTTTGGTTTACCTGCGGTATTAGCAACTGCTTCTTTTGGGCATATTTTAGGAGCAGGTATTATTTTAGGACTACACAGTATTGGTAAAATCTAA
- a CDS encoding cytochrome c biogenesis protein, protein MTSDQTTSTELSWWLIPGRFIRRQILPVLTDLRLAIILLLVIALFSVSGTVIEQGQLPDFYQSNYPEHPALFGFLSWKVIQVVGLDHVYRTWWFLSLLVLFGTSLTACTFTRQLPALKAAQKWKYYEEPRNFTKLALSAELEGVCLSSIPSILQQKSYRIFQGTNQKKDDILYARKGIVGRIGPIIVHIGIVAILLGGIWGAMTGFMAQEMITSGDTFQVKNIVDAGAWSSKDVLKDWSVRVNRFWIDYTPTGGIDQFYSDMSVLNNDGQEVNHEKIYVNKPLRYHGVVFYQTDWGISNVRVRLNKSPIFQLPMVQLDTKGRGRIWGTWIPTKPDLSEGVSLLAKDLQGMVLIYDAQGKLINTVRAGMSTPVNGVNLQILDIMGSTGLQIKFDPGIPIVYTGFGLLMLGVVMSYFSHSQIWALQKGETLYIGGKTNRAQVAFEQEVLAILDQLSAVNNVKKS, encoded by the coding sequence ATGACTTCAGATCAGACAACATCCACAGAATTAAGTTGGTGGTTAATCCCTGGTAGGTTTATCCGTCGGCAAATTTTACCTGTATTAACTGATTTACGGTTGGCAATTATCCTATTACTGGTTATTGCCTTATTTAGTGTTAGTGGTACAGTAATTGAACAGGGACAATTGCCTGATTTTTACCAATCTAATTATCCAGAACATCCTGCTTTATTTGGTTTTCTTTCTTGGAAAGTTATTCAAGTAGTTGGATTAGATCATGTATATAGAACTTGGTGGTTTTTGAGTTTATTAGTTTTATTTGGAACTAGTTTAACAGCTTGTACCTTTACTCGGCAATTACCAGCCCTCAAAGCTGCTCAGAAGTGGAAATATTACGAAGAACCTCGTAACTTTACAAAGTTAGCTTTGAGCGCTGAATTGGAGGGTGTTTGTTTGTCATCAATTCCGTCAATTTTGCAGCAAAAAAGTTATCGCATATTTCAAGGAACAAATCAAAAAAAAGATGATATTCTCTATGCCCGTAAAGGTATAGTTGGGCGCATTGGTCCGATCATTGTTCACATTGGTATTGTTGCTATTTTGCTGGGAGGAATTTGGGGAGCAATGACGGGATTCATGGCTCAAGAAATGATTACTAGCGGTGATACATTCCAGGTAAAAAATATTGTTGATGCTGGTGCTTGGTCATCTAAAGATGTGTTAAAAGATTGGTCTGTGCGTGTCAATCGCTTTTGGATTGATTACACACCAACGGGGGGGATTGACCAATTTTATTCAGATATGTCTGTGTTGAATAATGATGGTCAAGAAGTTAACCATGAGAAAATTTATGTTAACAAACCTCTCCGTTATCATGGTGTCGTTTTCTATCAAACAGATTGGGGAATTTCTAATGTTCGGGTGAGATTAAATAAAAGTCCAATTTTTCAATTACCAATGGTACAATTAGACACCAAAGGTAGAGGGAGAATTTGGGGAACTTGGATTCCGACTAAACCTGATTTAAGTGAAGGTGTTTCCCTATTAGCCAAGGATTTGCAAGGTATGGTATTAATTTATGATGCCCAAGGTAAATTAATTAATACTGTGCGTGCAGGAATGTCTACCCCTGTAAATGGGGTAAATTTACAAATTCTTGATATCATGGGTAGCACGGGTTTACAAATCAAATTTGATCCTGGTATTCCTATTGTTTATACAGGTTTTGGTTTGTTGATGTTAGGTGTAGTTATGAGTTATTTCTCCCATTCTCAAATTTGGGCTTTACAAAAGGGCGAAACTTTGTATATTGGCGGAAAAACTAACCGCGCTCAAGTTGCATTTGAACAAGAGGTTCTCGCAATTTTAGATCAACTTAGTGCTGTCAATAACGTCAAAAAGTCCTAA
- a CDS encoding SufE family protein — MSSTLDSLPPALNKIVHRFQRATEPKRRYEQLIWYAQKLQEFPEDGKIPENKVPGCVSQVYVTASLEDDKVIFQGDSDSQLTKGLLALLIEGLNGSTPTEIVQLTPDFIQETGLNVSLTPSRANGFYNIFKTMQKKALECKLEN, encoded by the coding sequence ATGTCCTCAACTCTTGATTCTTTACCGCCGGCACTGAATAAAATTGTCCACCGTTTTCAACGTGCTACAGAACCTAAACGACGATATGAGCAGTTGATATGGTATGCTCAAAAGCTACAAGAGTTCCCTGAAGATGGGAAAATTCCCGAAAATAAAGTTCCAGGTTGTGTTTCTCAGGTGTATGTTACGGCATCACTAGAAGATGATAAAGTCATCTTTCAGGGTGATTCTGATTCCCAATTAACAAAGGGATTGTTAGCATTATTAATAGAAGGATTAAATGGATCAACACCCACAGAAATAGTTCAGCTTACTCCTGATTTTATTCAAGAAACTGGCTTAAATGTGAGTTTGACTCCTTCCCGCGCTAATGGTTTTTACAATATTTTCAAAACAATGCAAAAAAAAGCTTTGGAATGTAAATTAGAAAATTAG
- a CDS encoding DUF2973 domain-containing protein, whose translation MLHLLYILAFTVLAFIAVGNLIRNLIMFSFDRERTYSANQSSQGGFGYYAGRKQYVSHPELLDSAGNMIKEPLLVMRSINIEDAREQLDALYESSPSQKSDRSEGA comes from the coding sequence ATGCTACACCTACTCTATATTCTGGCTTTCACCGTTTTGGCATTCATAGCTGTCGGTAACTTAATTCGGAATCTGATCATGTTCAGTTTCGATAGAGAAAGGACATATTCAGCTAACCAATCATCACAAGGTGGCTTTGGTTATTATGCGGGTAGAAAGCAGTATGTTTCCCATCCCGAATTGTTAGACAGCGCAGGTAACATGATTAAAGAACCACTGCTAGTCATGCGTTCAATTAATATTGAGGATGCACGGGAACAGTTGGATGCTCTTTATGAATCTTCTCCTAGTCAAAAAAGCGATCGCTCAGAAGGCGCATAA
- the thrS gene encoding threonine--tRNA ligase — translation MSPNQETQAVEKIYLPRTSESETLKKIRHTASHIMAMAVQKLFPKAQVTIGPWIENGFYYDFDSPEPFSDKDLKTIQKEMVKIINRKLPLIREEVSREEAQHRIEAIKEPYKLEILADIKQEPITIYHLGDQWWDLCAGPHLENTSEINPKAIELESVAGAYWRGDEKKAQLQRIYATAWETPEQLAEYKRRKEEALRRDHRKLGKELGLFIFSDLVGPGLPLWTPKGTLLRTILEDFLKKEQLKRGYLPVVTPHIARVDLFKTSGHWQKYKEDMFPLMAEDEEARAIEQGFVMKPMNCPFHIQIYKSELRSYRELPMRLAEFGTVYRYEQSGELGGLTRVRGFTVDDSHLFVTPEQLDSEFLNVVDLILSVFKSLQLKNFKARLSFRDPASDKYIGGDEVWDKAEGAIRRAVQQLGMEHFEGIGEAAFYGPKLDFIFSDALEREWQLGTVQVDYNLPERFDLEYVAEDGSRKRPVMIHRAPFGSLERLIGILIEEYAGDFPLWLAPVQIRLLPVGDLQLDFTKEVAAKMVALGIRAEVDLSGDRLGKLIRNAEKDKIPVMAVVGAKEVEANSLSIRTRASGELGVITVDEVVNKITEAITNFSNF, via the coding sequence ATGTCGCCAAATCAAGAAACCCAAGCAGTCGAAAAAATCTATTTACCCCGTACCAGCGAATCAGAAACTTTAAAAAAGATTCGCCATACAGCTTCCCATATCATGGCAATGGCAGTACAAAAGCTGTTTCCCAAAGCGCAAGTCACAATTGGTCCTTGGATTGAAAACGGGTTCTATTATGATTTTGATAGTCCAGAACCCTTTAGCGATAAGGATTTGAAAACCATTCAAAAAGAAATGGTGAAGATTATTAATCGCAAATTGCCATTAATTCGGGAAGAAGTCAGCCGCGAAGAGGCACAACACCGCATTGAAGCTATTAAAGAGCCTTATAAGCTAGAAATTCTGGCTGATATTAAACAAGAACCCATCACGATTTACCATTTGGGAGATCAATGGTGGGATTTGTGTGCTGGTCCACATTTGGAAAATACCAGCGAAATAAATCCCAAAGCTATAGAATTAGAAAGTGTTGCTGGTGCTTATTGGCGGGGAGATGAGAAAAAAGCCCAGTTGCAGCGTATTTATGCTACGGCTTGGGAAACTCCCGAACAATTAGCTGAGTACAAACGCCGCAAGGAAGAAGCTTTACGCCGTGATCATCGTAAACTGGGTAAAGAACTGGGGTTATTTATCTTTTCCGATTTAGTCGGTCCTGGTTTACCTTTGTGGACTCCGAAAGGAACTTTGTTAAGAACGATTTTAGAGGACTTTCTCAAAAAAGAGCAGTTAAAACGGGGCTATTTACCTGTGGTGACTCCCCACATTGCTAGGGTTGATTTATTTAAGACATCGGGACATTGGCAGAAATATAAGGAAGATATGTTTCCTTTGATGGCTGAAGATGAGGAAGCAAGAGCCATAGAACAGGGTTTTGTCATGAAACCGATGAATTGTCCTTTTCATATCCAAATATACAAGAGTGAATTACGCTCTTATCGGGAATTACCGATGCGGTTGGCGGAATTTGGCACGGTTTACCGTTATGAACAGTCGGGAGAATTGGGGGGTTTAACCAGGGTGCGCGGTTTTACGGTTGATGATTCTCATTTGTTTGTAACTCCTGAACAGTTAGACAGCGAATTTCTGAATGTTGTAGATTTGATTTTGAGCGTTTTCAAAAGTCTGCAATTGAAGAATTTTAAAGCCAGATTGAGTTTCCGTGACCCAGCCAGTGATAAATATATTGGTGGGGATGAAGTTTGGGATAAAGCGGAAGGGGCGATTCGTCGCGCTGTGCAACAATTGGGAATGGAGCATTTTGAAGGCATTGGGGAAGCGGCTTTCTATGGACCCAAGCTAGATTTTATCTTCAGTGATGCTTTGGAACGAGAATGGCAATTGGGAACGGTGCAGGTAGATTATAATTTACCTGAACGGTTTGATTTAGAATATGTGGCTGAAGATGGTTCGCGCAAACGTCCGGTAATGATTCACCGCGCCCCTTTTGGTTCTTTAGAACGATTAATTGGGATTTTGATTGAAGAGTACGCGGGTGATTTTCCCTTGTGGTTAGCGCCTGTGCAAATCAGGTTATTACCTGTAGGTGATCTTCAGTTAGATTTTACCAAAGAAGTGGCAGCAAAGATGGTTGCGTTAGGGATTCGGGCGGAAGTGGATTTGAGTGGCGATCGCCTCGGTAAGTTGATTCGTAACGCCGAAAAGGATAAAATACCTGTCATGGCGGTGGTTGGTGCGAAGGAAGTAGAAGCCAACAGCTTGAGTATCCGTACCCGTGCTTCTGGGGAATTGGGAGTCATAACTGTAGATGAAGTTGTGAATAAGATCACAGAAGCAATTACTAACTTTAGTAACTTCTAA
- a CDS encoding protein kinase domain-containing protein — MPSKITLTITQGKLSRKQYVFESRSTCIVGRNDDCNLQIADKVDMTISRYHCLLDINPPDIRVRDLGSLNGTFVNGKKIGQRQRQQPAQEAVKLSFPEYNLQDGDEIKLGDILFKISVQVEDQLNQIPDLPVPEENEQRNFLTVAEKLINLSQSGHASLQSISGYSLTKSLGKGDFAEVFAAKDIQTKKSIALKIMLPAVANQKNGIEMFLRETENIKILQHPNIVQLLDYGFVENTFFFTMEYFPGGNVWDFMQRSGWRLPIDIAVDITLQVLDGLIYAHEVEIPYIKSVDGIMTKDKGLVHQNLKPNNIFISKINDKIVVKIGDYGLSKAFDLAGLSGQTLTGTKMGTPAFMPRQQVLNFKDELPEIDIWATAACLYNMLTGYFPRNFTGDPWLSVLQNSPVPILQRHHGIPQKLAKVIDLALREQPQIYFQTAAEFKQALLDCS; from the coding sequence ATGCCATCTAAAATTACACTTACCATCACACAGGGTAAACTTTCTAGAAAACAATATGTTTTTGAATCTCGCAGCACTTGTATTGTTGGCAGAAACGATGATTGTAACTTGCAAATAGCTGACAAGGTTGATATGACTATTTCCCGCTATCACTGTTTACTTGATATTAACCCCCCAGATATTCGTGTGCGAGATTTAGGAAGTTTAAATGGTACTTTTGTAAACGGTAAAAAAATTGGACAAAGACAAAGGCAACAACCAGCCCAAGAAGCTGTAAAATTAAGTTTTCCCGAATACAATTTACAGGACGGTGATGAAATTAAGTTGGGTGATATTCTTTTTAAAATTAGCGTACAAGTAGAAGATCAATTAAACCAAATACCAGATTTACCTGTCCCAGAAGAAAACGAACAACGGAATTTTTTAACCGTTGCTGAAAAACTCATAAATTTATCTCAAAGTGGTCATGCTAGTCTTCAAAGTATCTCTGGCTATAGTTTAACCAAGTCATTAGGTAAAGGTGACTTTGCAGAAGTATTTGCAGCCAAGGATATTCAAACCAAGAAATCCATCGCTCTTAAGATTATGTTACCTGCGGTTGCAAATCAAAAAAATGGGATAGAAATGTTTTTGAGAGAAACAGAAAACATCAAGATTTTACAACATCCTAATATTGTGCAATTGTTAGATTATGGCTTTGTAGAAAATACTTTCTTTTTCACAATGGAATATTTTCCAGGAGGTAATGTTTGGGACTTCATGCAAAGATCAGGATGGCGTTTACCTATTGATATTGCCGTAGATATAACCTTACAAGTTCTTGATGGTTTAATATATGCCCATGAAGTCGAAATTCCCTATATTAAATCAGTTGATGGAATAATGACAAAAGATAAGGGTTTAGTTCATCAAAATTTAAAACCCAATAATATTTTCATCAGTAAAATTAACGATAAAATAGTTGTAAAAATAGGCGATTACGGTTTATCCAAAGCATTTGACTTAGCTGGGTTAAGTGGACAAACTTTAACCGGCACAAAGATGGGAACACCTGCATTTATGCCGCGTCAACAGGTGCTAAATTTTAAAGACGAATTACCGGAAATTGATATCTGGGCAACAGCAGCTTGTTTATATAATATGCTAACGGGATATTTCCCCCGTAATTTTACAGGTGATCCTTGGTTATCAGTTTTACAAAATAGCCCTGTTCCTATCCTTCAGCGTCATCATGGTATTCCCCAAAAGTTAGCAAAGGTGATAGATTTAGCTTTGCGGGAACAACCGCAAATTTATTTTCAAACAGCAGCAGAATTTAAACAGGCGTTGTTAGATTGTAGCTAA
- the hisG gene encoding ATP phosphoribosyltransferase, which translates to MLTVAIPKGELLKPSLRILQSVGLDFSAFLESGNRQLQIPDASGQAKALLVRAQDVPVYVEYGQAQLGIVGYDVLREKQPQVAQLVDLKFGYCRMSVAVKATSSYKSPLDLPAHGRVASKYVNCAREYFQGLDLPIEIVPLYGSVELGPITGMSEAIVDIVSTGKTLKENGLIEIATLYESTARLIVHPLSYRLNTGNLDQLIEQMRLGLLTAV; encoded by the coding sequence ATGTTAACTGTTGCAATACCAAAAGGGGAACTACTTAAACCTAGTCTCCGCATATTACAATCTGTAGGATTAGATTTTAGTGCTTTTTTAGAATCAGGCAACCGCCAATTGCAAATTCCTGATGCCAGTGGACAAGCAAAAGCATTGTTAGTCCGAGCGCAAGATGTACCTGTTTATGTAGAATATGGTCAGGCACAATTGGGAATTGTCGGCTACGATGTCCTGAGAGAAAAACAGCCCCAAGTTGCCCAATTAGTGGATTTAAAATTTGGATATTGTCGGATGTCTGTGGCTGTAAAAGCTACCAGTTCCTACAAATCTCCTTTAGATTTACCTGCTCATGGTCGAGTTGCTTCTAAATATGTAAATTGTGCGCGAGAATATTTCCAAGGTTTGGATTTACCAATAGAAATTGTCCCCTTATACGGTTCTGTGGAATTAGGTCCAATTACCGGAATGTCGGAAGCAATTGTTGATATAGTTTCCACAGGAAAGACTTTAAAGGAAAATGGTTTAATTGAAATTGCGACTTTGTATGAAAGTACAGCCCGGTTAATTGTCCACCCTTTAAGTTATCGGTTGAATACAGGTAATTTAGATCAATTAATTGAACAAATGCGATTAGGACTTCTCACAGCAGTTTAA
- the rppA gene encoding two-component system response regulator RppA, translating into MKILLVDDEVELTDPLSRLLTREGYSVDATDDGISGSNLAAIGSYDLLILDWMLPGKTGLEICQELRRQGKITPVLFLTAKDTLDDRVQGLDAGADDYLVKPFELRELLARVRALLRRTGTESYSSTKGKLVIADLELDIENQIAYRHGRIIELSQKESQLLQYFMENSGQLLTHAQILQHLWQNEEQPNSNVIAALIRLLRRKVEGVDETPMIHTVYGRGYRFGSAEVVVCQPENDGGREVGGGEER; encoded by the coding sequence ATGAAAATTTTATTAGTTGATGATGAAGTCGAACTAACTGACCCTTTAAGTCGTCTGTTAACCCGTGAAGGTTACAGTGTTGATGCTACTGATGATGGAATAAGTGGCAGTAATTTAGCGGCAATAGGCAGTTATGATTTACTGATTTTAGACTGGATGTTACCGGGAAAAACGGGGTTAGAGATTTGTCAGGAATTACGTCGGCAAGGGAAAATAACTCCTGTGCTATTTCTAACGGCAAAAGATACTTTAGATGACAGAGTTCAAGGTTTGGATGCAGGTGCTGATGATTATTTAGTCAAACCTTTTGAATTACGGGAATTACTGGCAAGAGTCCGGGCTTTGTTACGTCGTACTGGTACAGAATCTTATAGTAGTACAAAAGGAAAGTTAGTTATAGCCGATTTGGAACTTGATATAGAAAATCAAATAGCTTATCGTCACGGAAGAATCATAGAACTCTCTCAAAAGGAAAGTCAATTATTACAATACTTTATGGAAAATTCAGGACAATTACTGACTCATGCTCAAATTTTGCAGCATTTATGGCAAAATGAGGAGCAACCTAATAGTAATGTGATTGCGGCTTTAATTCGTCTGTTGCGTCGCAAGGTAGAAGGAGTGGATGAAACACCAATGATTCATACTGTTTATGGTAGAGGTTATCGTTTTGGGTCTGCTGAGGTAGTAGTCTGTCAACCCGAAAATGACGGGGGGAGAGAGGTGGGGGGGGGAGAAGAGAGGTAG